One Trichoderma atroviride chromosome 7, complete sequence DNA segment encodes these proteins:
- a CDS encoding uncharacterized protein (EggNog:ENOG41), which translates to MPKILKVAAAQCRTLDTNANTLKQLEAKVKEAATLGVDLILFPEVYLGGYPRFATFGTKIGQRTPDGYQQYLTYFQGAIDLGDTPQGADDDWIHWRLPISENGIRGDGIREELEKISQETGVYIVTGVLERSGGTLYCSVVYVDPAKGIVGKRRKIQPTASERLIWGQGQPKSLKAISTTIKGVKICLAAAICWENFMPLLRQALYQQNVNLYLAPTADARPTWLPLMETIGYEGRCFVLSANQAVRDDQLPEWITEIKREGKMVSSGGSCIVSPFGQVLAGPLWDKDGELLIQELDFEECERGRLDLDVAGSYSRNDSFHLEVKGLDLIPPP; encoded by the coding sequence ATGCCCAAGATCCTCAAAGTTGCTGCGGCTCAGTGTCGAACTCTCGACACAAACGCAAACACTCTTaagcagctcgaggccaaggtcaaagAGGCCGCCACTTTAGGCGTCGACCTCATCTTGTTCCCGGAGGTTTACCTGGGCGGATATCCCCGGTTCGCAACATTTGGTACCAAGATTGGCCAGAGGACTCCAGATGGCTATCAGCAATATCTGACGTACTTCCAAGGCGCTATTGATCTAGGGGACACGCCTCAGGGCGCAGATGACGATTGGATCCATTGGAGACTTCCCATTAGTGAGAATGGGATACGCGGAGACGGTATtcgagaagagctggagaaaaTTTCTCAAGAAACTGGAGTGTATATCGTCACTGGCGTTCTAGAGCGTTCCGGAGGCACTCTTTACTGCTCTGTAGTCTATGTTGATCCTGCCAAGGGTATTGTGGGAAAACGACGCAAGATTCAACCTACGGCATCTGAACGTCTCATTTGGGGCCAAGGCCAGCCTAAATCTCTCAAAGCCATCAGTACCACAATTAAGGGGGTCAAAATCTGtcttgctgccgccatcTGCTGGGAGAACTTCATGCCGCTTCTGCGCCAGGCCTTGTACCAGCAGAATGTAAATCTTTACCTAGCACCTACAGCCGATGCTCGCCCGACGTGGTTACCGCTGATGGAAACAATTGGGTACGAAGGTCGTTGTTTTGTTCTGAGTGCTAATCAAGCTGTTCGCGATGATCAACTGCCCGAGTGGATTACCGAGATTAAGCGAGAGGGTAAAATGGTCAGCTCCGGAGGATCTTGTATTGTCTCGCCTTTTGGCCAAGTTTTAGCAGGCCCATTATGGGATAAGGATGGTGAGCTTCTCATCCAAGAGTTGGACTTTGAAGAGTGTGAGAGGGGCCGATTGGATTTGGACGTTGCGGGGTCTTATTCGCGGAATGACTCTTTCCATCTGGAGGTTAAGGGTCTTGACCTAATTCCTCCGCCTTAG
- a CDS encoding uncharacterized protein (EggNog:ENOG41), producing the protein MSARSNNTVVIIGSGPGIGSHTASIFASKRFNKVALVARNPAQLEKDAATVSSAAPGQVQVKTYPTDIIDSSKLAATLAQIKNDFGAPEFILFNAAIIAMTPLLEFNDEGIVQDFQISTIALYNTAKWAIPELSALAKQDSTAKPTLMVTNSHLPETPIADLFSLSLTKASQKNLTLSLRDKFAAQGIHICLLAVAGTVGDENPNLNNKNVSNKAWDLYNQEKSAWSEEIRINP; encoded by the coding sequence ATGTCTGCTCGCTCCAACAACACTGTGGTCATCATCGGCTCAGGCCCGGGAATTGGTTCCCACACCGCCTCCATCTTCGCTTCCAAGCGATTCAACAAAGTTGCTCTTGTGGCCAGAAACCCTGCCCAATTGGAAAAGGATGCAGCCACTGTGAGCAGCGCCGCTCCGGGACAAGTTCAGGTCAAAACCTATCCTACCGACATTATTGATAGCAGCAAGCTCGCCGCTACTCTTGCACAAATTAAGAATGATTTTGGAGCTCCCGAATTCATCTTATTCAACGCTGCTATCATTGCCATGACTCCGCTTTTGGAATTCAACGACGAGGGCATTGTGCAAGACTTCCAGATTTCTACTATTGCTCTGTACAACACTGCCAAGTGGGCTATCCCAGAACTTTCAGCTCTGGCTAAGCAAGATTCCACCGCCAAGCCAACTCTCATGGTGACAAACTCTCACCTTCCCGAGACTCCGATTGCcgatctcttctctctctcccttaCCAAGGCCTCTCAGAAGAACTtgactctctctcttcgcGACAAGTTTGCCGCTCAGGGTATTCAcatctgcttgcttgctgttgctggaaCAGTCGGCGATGAAAACCCCAACCTGAACAACAAGAACGTTTCTAACAAGGCTTGGGATTTGTACAACCAGGAAAAGAGTGCCTGGTCTGAGGAGATTAGAATCAACCCATAA